One window of the Archangium primigenium genome contains the following:
- a CDS encoding TadE/TadG family type IV pilus assembly protein codes for MSEHPPPPRQSGQAAVESALVLPLMVFLGLGLIQLTMMQQAKLMTEYAAYSAARTGIVWNGNNERMHDAAIVALLPTMGRTDDILNLGKTWAIAQAYDQAMQLLAWPNKNSVVPATVNGSNLFGQVRVDTVSPSWYSPIQSVWKLRSGHNWKELDFDGPDTYPEVPELESKIAKFFNLPLPDNGEEVYRKATVLSIRVRYWYELRVPFANWIIFTAWWAANAGVSLGGAIYKPTLNTRVSMTNQQGGMNQVAMAPVRGLAHERGYNTLYRLEMTVLWGLATGSIPLLSSVIGKRYFIPLTATYSMRMQSNFYYKWLMHLNPDWGL; via the coding sequence ATGAGTGAACATCCCCCCCCGCCCCGGCAATCTGGCCAAGCAGCGGTCGAGTCGGCGCTGGTCCTTCCGTTGATGGTGTTCCTCGGCCTGGGGCTCATCCAGCTCACGATGATGCAACAGGCGAAGCTGATGACGGAGTACGCGGCGTACTCCGCGGCCCGCACCGGCATCGTGTGGAACGGCAACAACGAGCGCATGCACGACGCGGCCATCGTGGCGCTGCTGCCCACCATGGGGCGCACGGACGACATCCTCAACCTGGGCAAGACGTGGGCGATCGCCCAGGCCTACGACCAGGCGATGCAGCTGCTGGCCTGGCCGAACAAGAACTCGGTGGTGCCCGCCACGGTCAACGGCTCCAACCTCTTCGGCCAGGTGCGCGTCGATACGGTGAGCCCCTCCTGGTACTCGCCCATCCAGAGCGTGTGGAAGCTGCGCTCGGGCCACAACTGGAAGGAGCTGGACTTCGACGGCCCGGACACCTACCCCGAGGTGCCGGAGCTCGAGTCGAAGATCGCCAAGTTCTTCAACCTCCCCCTGCCGGACAATGGCGAGGAGGTCTACCGCAAGGCCACCGTGCTGAGCATCCGCGTGCGCTACTGGTACGAGCTGCGGGTGCCCTTCGCCAACTGGATCATCTTCACCGCGTGGTGGGCGGCCAACGCCGGTGTGTCGCTCGGCGGCGCCATCTACAAGCCCACGCTCAACACCCGGGTGAGCATGACCAACCAGCAGGGCGGCATGAACCAGGTGGCCATGGCGCCGGTGCGGGGGCTCGCGCACGAGCGCGGCTACAACACGCTCTACCGCCTGGAGATGACGGTGCTCTGGGGCCTGGCCACCGGCAGCATCCCGCTGCTCTCGAGCGTCATCGGCAAGCGCTACTTCATCCCGCTGACGGCGACGTACAGCATGCGGATGCAGTCCAACTTCTACTACAAGTGGTTGATGCACCTGAACCCGGATTGGGGCCTGTAA
- the cpaB gene encoding Flp pilus assembly protein CpaB, which translates to MLKGKTPLFIALGLGLLAGLIAWSAIKKKEADVRRGWNLVPVVVATQDIPEGTVITFDMISQRQVPEQFVTSSVVKPDSANYVVGQKVLVALQTGDALLWSQFETTKAAERLSTKVQKKVRAVAIEARNTTSVGGWVRPNDHVDVIGTFRDPQTDENVAVTLLQNVIVLATGKVTGTTNVNLIPENQREYNNITLMVIPEEAEILTLAAELGSLTLSLRNEDDVDMIEERGRATITTLLSGERTRVLEAKRREIIQIIKGNPTEKSAASSP; encoded by the coding sequence ATGTTGAAGGGCAAGACTCCTCTTTTCATCGCATTGGGCCTGGGCCTGCTTGCCGGACTCATCGCGTGGTCCGCGATCAAGAAGAAGGAAGCCGATGTGCGCAGGGGCTGGAACCTGGTGCCAGTGGTCGTGGCCACCCAGGACATCCCCGAGGGTACGGTCATCACCTTCGACATGATCAGCCAGCGACAGGTCCCCGAGCAGTTCGTGACGTCCTCGGTGGTCAAGCCCGACTCGGCCAACTACGTGGTGGGCCAGAAGGTGCTGGTGGCGCTGCAGACGGGTGACGCGCTGCTCTGGAGCCAGTTCGAGACGACCAAGGCCGCCGAGCGCCTGTCCACCAAGGTGCAGAAGAAGGTCCGCGCGGTCGCCATCGAGGCGCGCAACACCACGTCCGTGGGCGGCTGGGTGCGCCCCAACGATCACGTGGACGTGATCGGCACCTTCCGCGACCCGCAGACGGACGAGAACGTGGCGGTGACGCTCCTGCAGAACGTCATCGTGCTGGCCACCGGCAAGGTGACGGGCACCACCAACGTCAACCTCATCCCGGAGAACCAGCGCGAGTACAACAACATCACGCTCATGGTCATCCCCGAGGAGGCGGAGATCCTCACCCTGGCCGCGGAGCTCGGCAGCCTCACGCTGTCGCTGCGCAACGAGGACGACGTGGACATGATCGAGGAGCGGGGTCGCGCCACCATCACCACGCTGCTGTCGGGTGAGCGCACGCGCGTGCTCGAGGCCAAGCGCCGCGAGATCATCCAGATCATCAAGGGCAACCCGACCGAGAAGAGCGCGGCGTCGTCGCCTTGA
- a CDS encoding type II secretion system F family protein — protein MLAGIVLLLVTGSVFFFSLVIFTVLAKAYEQYQERYVVKSMNDLSDMFLFIDARQLLVLNIASMCLLGILSYIIFNPILCVLSTIFGFFLPIILVKHYRKRRIKKFNVQLVDALQAMANAFKAGLTFPQAIEHVAREAQPPLSQEFGLFVKEVKLGVPLEEALINMGRRVGSDDLELVVVATNIARQLGGNMAEMFETISSVIRERFRLEGKIDALTSQGKLQGWVVAAMPAILGLVLNYMRPDLMEPMMDHWFGYVLVTVIAIMELLGIFIIRRIVNIDI, from the coding sequence ATGTTGGCCGGAATCGTCCTCCTCCTCGTCACCGGATCGGTCTTCTTCTTCAGCTTGGTGATCTTCACCGTGCTGGCGAAGGCCTACGAGCAGTACCAGGAGCGCTACGTCGTCAAGTCGATGAACGACTTGAGCGACATGTTCCTCTTCATCGATGCCCGTCAGTTGCTGGTGCTCAACATCGCCAGCATGTGTTTGTTGGGCATCCTGTCGTACATCATCTTCAACCCCATCCTGTGCGTGCTCAGCACGATCTTCGGCTTCTTCCTGCCGATCATCCTGGTGAAGCACTACCGCAAGCGCCGCATCAAGAAGTTCAACGTGCAGTTGGTGGACGCGCTGCAGGCCATGGCCAACGCCTTCAAGGCCGGTCTCACGTTCCCCCAGGCCATCGAGCACGTGGCGCGTGAGGCACAGCCGCCCCTGTCGCAGGAGTTCGGGCTGTTCGTGAAGGAAGTGAAGCTCGGCGTGCCGCTGGAAGAGGCCCTCATCAACATGGGCCGCCGCGTGGGCAGTGACGACCTGGAACTGGTCGTGGTGGCCACGAACATCGCCCGGCAGCTGGGCGGCAACATGGCGGAGATGTTCGAGACCATCTCCAGCGTCATCCGCGAGCGCTTCCGGCTCGAGGGCAAGATCGACGCGCTCACCTCCCAGGGCAAGCTGCAGGGCTGGGTGGTGGCGGCCATGCCGGCCATCCTCGGCCTCGTGCTCAACTACATGCGCCCCGACCTGATGGAGCCCATGATGGACCACTGGTTCGGCTACGTGCTCGTCACCGTGATCGCCATCATGGAGCTGTTGGGCATCTTCATCATCCGGCGCATCGTCAACATCGACATCTGA
- a CDS encoding type II secretion system F family protein → MSDILTETLMGGSALMVVASVGFFGFGIYQNYFSQFVAEVQDESAGGMSGMGSVAIRKLGAMNRRIMWPGYESKMRRKLIKAGEPQAFKPEDIMALQEVSSVVGLLMGLILVNFVGENLAWSLLFALFGMYYPLIWVNDQVKKRHLQISRALPYSLDLLTLSVEAGLDFTGALAKVVEKGKVGPLREEFQIVLKQLKMGKTREECLKAMIARVDLPSLTTFVTALVQADKMGTSLGKVLRIQSTQLRIDRTQRAEKLAGEAPVKMLFPLIACIFPTVFLVLFGPIVFQFMFGDITASA, encoded by the coding sequence GTGAGCGACATCCTGACGGAAACGTTGATGGGAGGCTCGGCGCTGATGGTCGTGGCGTCGGTGGGCTTCTTCGGCTTCGGCATCTACCAGAACTACTTCTCCCAGTTCGTGGCCGAGGTGCAGGACGAGTCGGCCGGTGGCATGTCGGGCATGGGCTCGGTGGCCATCCGCAAGCTGGGCGCCATGAACCGCCGCATCATGTGGCCGGGCTACGAGTCCAAGATGCGCCGCAAGCTCATCAAGGCGGGTGAGCCCCAGGCGTTCAAGCCCGAGGACATCATGGCCCTCCAGGAGGTCTCCTCGGTGGTCGGCCTGCTGATGGGCCTCATCCTGGTGAACTTCGTGGGGGAGAACCTGGCCTGGTCGCTGCTGTTCGCGCTCTTCGGCATGTACTACCCGCTTATCTGGGTGAACGACCAGGTGAAGAAGCGCCACCTGCAGATCTCCCGCGCGCTGCCCTACAGCCTGGACCTGCTGACGCTGTCGGTGGAAGCCGGTCTGGACTTCACGGGCGCGCTGGCCAAGGTGGTGGAGAAGGGCAAGGTGGGCCCGCTGCGCGAGGAGTTCCAGATCGTCCTCAAGCAGCTCAAGATGGGCAAGACGCGCGAGGAGTGCCTCAAGGCGATGATCGCCCGTGTGGATCTGCCGTCGCTCACCACGTTCGTCACCGCGCTCGTGCAGGCGGACAAGATGGGCACCAGCCTGGGCAAGGTGCTGCGCATCCAGTCCACCCAGTTGCGCATCGACCGCACCCAGCGCGCCGAGAAGCTGGCGGGTGAGGCCCCGGTGAAGATGCTCTTCCCGCTCATCGCGTGCATCTTCCCCACAGTGTTCCTGGTGCTCTTCGGGCCGATCGTGTTCCAGTTCATGTTCGGCGACATCACCGCCTCCGCGTAG